Proteins found in one Magnolia sinica isolate HGM2019 chromosome 5, MsV1, whole genome shotgun sequence genomic segment:
- the LOC131246565 gene encoding pentatricopeptide repeat-containing protein At5g48910-like yields MPHHHHHIQKLHARLIKTGHHNDHLSLRPLLLSCATLSLSYARSLLYSIPSPDAFAWNTLIRAHANATTTKADSPPSNALNLFVEMRQRGVSPDHYTFPFALKACARLAFLQTGKAIHSQAVTLGFDSDIFVQNTLIHLYGNCGLVESACQVFDEMPHRDLVSWSATIACFANNGLGEEALAAFREMQVATSLRPDEVMMVSVVSAVSTLGALELGRWVDFYVRRSAFDITVSMGTALIVMYSKCGCIGSAVKVFREMPERNELTWTALINGFALHGQSKEALRTFYEMKQSGFRPDYVTFIGVLSACSHGGLLEQGWQLFNSIRRDYGIDPGLEHYGCMVDLLGRAGLLNECYDFIERMQIAPNSIIWRTLLGACANYSNVKLAEHVKRRISELDPHHDGDYVLLSNAYGGLGRWVEKAGVRCSMQERGIGKRPGCSLIEVDRVIHEFVAGDESHPQSKEINEMLGLILEQLRSVGYAPDTSNVLFDIEEEEKERALSYHSEKLAVAFALLSSHHGRTIRVVKNLRICHDCHIFMKLVSGIFHREIIVRDRNRFHHFREGFCSCGDYW; encoded by the coding sequence AtgcctcatcatcaccatcacatccaaaaACTCCACGCCCGCCTCATAAAGACCGGCCACCACAACGACCATCTCTCCCTCCGCCCCCTCCTCTTATCATGCGCCACCCTCTCCTTATCCTACGCACGCTCCCTCCTCTACTCCATCCCCTCCCCGGACGCCTTCGCATGGAACACCCTCATCCGAGCCCACGCCAACGCCACCACAACGAAAGCCGACTCCCCTCCTTCCAACGCCCTCaacctgtttgttgaaatgcgCCAAAGAGGCGTCTCTCCCGACCACTACACCTTCCCCTTCGCCCTCAAAGCCTGCGCTCGCCTCGCCTTCCTACAAACAGGCAAAGCGATCCATTCGCAAGCAGTAACGCTCGGTTTCGACTCCGACATCTTTGTACAGAACACTCTTATTCATCTATACGGGAATTGCGGGCTTGTTGAGTCTGCATGTCAGGTGTTCGACGAAATGCCTCACAGGGATTTGGTCTCTTGGTCGGCAACCATTGCTTGCTTTGCGAACAATGGGCTCGGAGAGGAAGCTCTGGCGGCATTCCGGGAGATGCAGGTTGCGACAAGTTTAAGGCCAGATGAGGTGATGATGGTGAGCGTGGTTTCTGCTGTCTCGACCTTGGGAGCTTTGGAATTGGGTAGATGGGTGGATTTCTATGTTCGCAGGAGTGCATTTGATATCACGGTTTCGATGGGCACGGCGCTGATTGTTATGTATTCGAAATGCGGGTGCATTGGAAGTGCGGTGAAGGTGTTTCGTGAAATGCCGGAAAGAAATGAATTGACCTGGACGGCTCTGATTAATGGATTTGCTCTTCATGGACAGAGTAAAGAAGCACTGAGAACGTTTTATGAAATGAAACAATCTGGATTCCGACCGGATTATGTTACTTTTATCGGAGTTCTTTCAGCATGTAGTCATGGAGGTCTTTTAGAACAAGGGTGGCAGTTATTCAACAGCATTAGGAGAGATTACGGTATTGATCCGGGACTCGAGCACTACGGGTGTATGGTTGACCTTCTTGGACGTGCAGGATTACTCAACGAATGCTATGATTTTATAGAGAGAATGCAGATCGCACCGAATTCGATCATCTGGAGAACTCTGCTTGGAGCTTGCGCGAATTATAGCAATGTCAAGCTGGCAGAGCATGTGAAGCGGAGGATTTCAGAGCTCGATCCTCATCATGACGGTGATTATGTGCTCCTATCAAATGCATACGGTGGGTTGGGCCGGTGGGTTGAGAAGGCGGGGGTGAGGTGTTCGATGCAAGAGAGGGGGATTGGGAAGAGACCTGGGTGCAGTTTGATTGAGGTTGATCGGGTGATTCACGAGTTTGTTGCCGGAGATGAATCGCACCCTCAATCAAAAGAGATCAACGaaatgttgggcttgatcttAGAGCAACTGAGGTCCGTGGGGTATGCTCCAGACACGTCGAACGTGTTGTTTGACATTGAAGAGGAAGAGAAGGAGCGGGCTTTGAGCTACCACAGTGAGAAGTTAGCGGTTGCGTTTGCGCTCCTTAGCAGCCATCATGGCAGAACAATCAGAGTCGTGAAGAACCTTCGAATTTGCCATGACTGTCACATTTTTATGAAGCTTGTTTCAGGGATTTTCCATAGAGAAATCATCGTTCGAGACCGCAACCGCTTCCACCATTTTAGAGAAGGATTCTGTTCTTGCGGAGATTACTGGTGA